A window of Tolypothrix sp. NIES-4075 contains these coding sequences:
- a CDS encoding class I SAM-dependent methyltransferase family protein: protein MQQRLQIVREYISHSLDASPPGIIRVVSACAGDGRDLLGTLANHPRAKDVHARLVEINPQLVERGRATIESLGLEQQIEFINGDATISSNYVGAVPADIVIVCGIFGNLADEAELNRLLGNLSFLSKQGAFVIWTRGHSNGIAYSETVRRLLRESGFEEVNFKLTTTADMGVGLHRYLGENLPAPKEQQLFVFSGIANKAR, encoded by the coding sequence TTGCAACAACGGTTGCAAATCGTGCGGGAATACATTTCTCATAGCTTGGATGCGTCCCCACCAGGAATAATCCGTGTAGTCAGTGCTTGTGCGGGTGATGGACGAGATTTATTGGGAACTTTAGCAAACCACCCTCGTGCAAAAGATGTTCATGCACGACTCGTTGAGATTAATCCCCAACTAGTTGAACGTGGACGCGCAACTATAGAATCCTTGGGTTTAGAACAGCAAATTGAGTTTATCAATGGTGATGCAACTATTTCCTCCAACTATGTGGGAGCAGTACCAGCAGACATTGTTATTGTCTGCGGCATCTTTGGTAATCTTGCTGATGAAGCTGAACTTAATCGCTTGTTAGGAAACCTAAGTTTTCTAAGTAAACAAGGAGCTTTTGTTATCTGGACTCGCGGACACTCTAACGGTATTGCCTACTCTGAGACTGTGCGTAGATTATTGCGTGAATCTGGATTTGAGGAAGTTAACTTCAAACTCACTACAACAGCGGATATGGGAGTAGGTCTTCATCGTTACCTGGGTGAAAACTTGCCTGCACCCAAAGAGCAGCAGCTGTTCGTGTTTTCTGGGATTGCCAATAAAGCAAGGTAA
- a CDS encoding VOC family protein, with translation MWLNAIDHIQVTSSPEAEDAMLFFYSKVLGLTEIPKPETIKANQGGAWYVLGNIQIHVSTEQNPNNAASRRHICYLVNDLQAFQEHLRSHSVEIILDRQPIPGCDRFFLRDPAGNRIEIAEANSIFS, from the coding sequence ATGTGGTTAAATGCAATCGATCATATTCAAGTGACATCTTCCCCGGAAGCAGAAGATGCAATGCTATTTTTCTACAGCAAAGTTTTGGGACTGACAGAAATTCCTAAACCTGAGACAATCAAAGCGAATCAAGGAGGTGCTTGGTATGTTCTGGGAAATATTCAGATTCATGTTAGTACTGAGCAAAACCCGAATAACGCAGCATCTAGACGACATATTTGTTACCTAGTAAATGATTTACAGGCTTTTCAGGAACACCTGCGATCGCATAGTGTGGAAATTATTCTCGATCGACAACCAATACCAGGATGCGATCGCTTCTTTTTGCGCGATCCTGCTGGAAATCGAATAGAAATAGCAGAAGCAAACAGTATTTTTTCGTAA